A section of the Enterococcus montenegrensis genome encodes:
- a CDS encoding DUF1129 domain-containing protein, with the protein MKTEDLIQLNADLQTKLTKVNEEYYGDLLVYVRTMSFLRDEQQTEEVLLSILQDILDAQKSDITAEEYFGKNPKEFADEILQQLSVNLIDTGKLVIYAIGAYFLFSALPSLINPTTAFDLGTFFVTGIYVGFFSVAALWLLGKSIYQSQRLFKVTAALLGALLFIGGIALSMRISTSLKVYFNGLLGSVVILIIALIIGYILSKQADKKLWLPFVPVLSTSALLGILSRVPIFSNFFDFSTQQGKIVLIITLSIALFLQFILLFWIGRKSKQVK; encoded by the coding sequence ATGAAAACTGAAGATTTAATCCAATTAAATGCTGACTTGCAAACTAAGCTGACAAAAGTAAATGAAGAGTATTACGGTGATCTTTTGGTCTATGTGCGTACAATGTCTTTTTTGCGAGATGAGCAGCAAACAGAGGAAGTATTACTAAGTATTTTACAAGACATTTTAGATGCACAAAAAAGTGATATTACAGCTGAAGAATATTTTGGTAAAAATCCTAAAGAATTTGCTGACGAAATTTTGCAGCAGTTGTCCGTCAATCTTATAGATACGGGTAAGTTGGTCATTTATGCAATAGGGGCTTATTTTTTATTTTCAGCATTACCGAGCCTAATCAATCCAACGACAGCTTTTGATTTGGGAACTTTTTTTGTCACAGGTATTTATGTAGGATTTTTCTCGGTTGCAGCTTTGTGGTTGTTAGGAAAAAGCATCTATCAGTCTCAACGACTTTTCAAAGTGACGGCAGCGCTTCTTGGAGCTCTTTTATTTATCGGAGGAATAGCACTGAGTATGCGCATTTCTACCTCGTTAAAAGTTTATTTTAATGGCCTCTTGGGAAGTGTTGTTATTTTAATAATCGCGCTTATTATCGGGTATATTTTATCAAAGCAGGCTGACAAAAAACTTTGGTTGCCGTTTGTGCCTGTTTTAAGCACAAGTGCATTATTGGGTATTCTTTCTCGTGTACCAATATTTTCAAACTTCTTTGATTTTTCCACACAACAAGGAAAAATTGTTCTCATTATTACGTTGAGCATTGCTTTGTTTCTTCAATTTATTTTGTTATTTTGGATCGGCCGCAAATCTAAGCAAGTGAAGTAG
- a CDS encoding site-specific integrase, translating into MAISKTENETYRLRLYYPQDIQEMIGVNKLYSKTFKTRKEAKAAEIDFYAKIKELRENKEKNAFELGGEALFKDFYEDIWIDAYTAGLTSRNTKSPTPVTIANTKDIFRLHILPMFGKYTLNYLNQNKAFVLKIMTQKAAEYANFKILRSYVNSIFDWAEELEYIERNKLEKSLKRINATKKNQLQEAKKEEDLYLSFEQLQEWLTAVQNDYESGQLTLQDYVLFLTTFFLSDRKSETYAIKWKNVNFTASQITIGKALDKFGNEKSTKGNKTTIFHIPNELKQLLQQWKVQQKEELAQFEIEQTEEQLLFTFFDDKGNINQRLHTDYLNYRMKSIERRHKHLTHATPHKLRHTGATLAKQAGVALEQISEALTHSDTNITRTYVNTPNVIQMPIGEIAYRKLSQKESDRNGVNNGVNSKKDASQSELRNA; encoded by the coding sequence ATGGCAATTAGCAAAACAGAAAATGAAACTTACCGTTTACGGCTTTACTATCCACAAGATATCCAAGAGATGATAGGTGTAAACAAACTTTATTCCAAAACTTTTAAAACTAGAAAGGAGGCAAAAGCAGCAGAAATCGATTTTTATGCCAAGATTAAAGAGCTACGGGAAAACAAAGAAAAGAATGCTTTTGAACTAGGTGGTGAAGCACTGTTCAAAGATTTCTATGAAGATATCTGGATTGATGCTTATACAGCTGGTTTAACTTCTCGAAACACGAAGTCCCCCACTCCTGTTACAATCGCGAATACAAAAGATATTTTTCGACTTCATATCTTACCCATGTTCGGAAAATACACATTGAACTATCTGAATCAAAACAAAGCCTTTGTTCTAAAAATCATGACACAAAAGGCTGCCGAATACGCAAACTTCAAAATACTACGTAGCTACGTTAATTCTATTTTCGATTGGGCGGAAGAGCTTGAATACATTGAACGGAATAAACTAGAAAAATCGCTCAAACGGATCAACGCTACTAAGAAAAACCAATTGCAAGAAGCTAAAAAAGAAGAAGATTTATACCTCTCCTTTGAACAACTTCAAGAATGGCTAACTGCCGTCCAAAACGATTATGAAAGTGGGCAACTGACTTTACAGGACTATGTATTATTTCTGACTACCTTCTTTTTATCTGATCGCAAATCAGAAACTTATGCCATCAAATGGAAGAATGTGAATTTCACTGCTTCCCAGATTACGATTGGTAAAGCCTTAGATAAATTCGGCAATGAAAAAAGCACAAAAGGGAATAAAACGACAATTTTCCATATTCCGAATGAACTAAAGCAATTACTTCAACAGTGGAAAGTTCAACAAAAAGAAGAACTAGCTCAATTTGAAATTGAACAAACCGAAGAACAGCTACTCTTTACCTTCTTTGATGATAAAGGGAATATCAACCAAAGGCTTCATACAGATTATTTGAACTACCGCATGAAATCCATTGAGCGACGACATAAGCACCTTACCCATGCGACCCCACATAAGTTACGCCATACTGGGGCAACTTTAGCCAAACAAGCTGGTGTCGCGCTAGAACAGATTTCTGAAGCATTGACTCACAGCGATACAAACATCACAAGAACTTATGTAAATACACCAAACGTGATTCAAATGCCTATTGGTGAAATTGCCTATCGTAAATTGTCTCAAAAAGAGTCAGACCGGAATGGTGTCAACAATGGTGTCAACTCAAAAAAAGACGCTTCGCAAAGTGAATTGCGAAACGCCTGA
- a CDS encoding helicase-related protein — translation MTKEYEALYKSRVVDNRNVSMEFAINRLLSQNKVDRFDLAVGYFYISGLLLIKDTFTEFMEVRDGHMSILMGNETNELTKNTVQAGFYISELNDDELKNDYKNHFQNEIRYLNEEDQLFLMKFIDWLEQKRIEVKVYTGEANYFHAKSYMFYGKENDYSGESLVGSSNFSRNGLQGNTELNVYSADSFNALHEWFKSIWFSDEVDVFSDELIKTIKQIYPDIQQSKRYKSVSETYYDFANMFARPYAQLDDDKIWETLYPHQREGILKIQNKLMQFGTATLADGVGLGKTRTTAGVIRLEKKINPHLKVIIIADKKLHEQWQADLDAVDVDYSNFKFINRETFALMKPAELDLIAATYQMIVIDEGHQGFKNRTTAAYRHAEYVFSHSAHNMKGIMLTATPWNNKREDVINIGSLFLEVDNIPLDRTYRTYFAFGARGKAVKALANDNKAFAEFWEDLFLQRTRKTYGGESVTFAERFFPTIEVPFEPVKEQIFSNNFERIDNLHFPYMDTLRFFVQDSNNELTPGRLKLMLLKRADSSWLSFVNSLKAIQTKTQQFVKDFDAIETSGKYLDRLKNYLSHAYKVDEYFSNNLGLLLNIKNEEDEDQLPNQFREFQEKSNRNRRKYIERITGQIESLTVKSSKRVFNTLKAYAVKDLAVLQSMIDEVEKNFLRKDEKFETVLQSLIIEREKGNKVILVSQFRDTILYYADKVKESKKFDLDNIGVVTGNPDDNKIGMDHYSKNAILNRFSPKSKLQTELFNSENEINILLGTDTISTGQNLQDATVLMNLDVPYNPMQLEQRIGRIDRPREYGQVEQIDIYTFPTYSAIESILKMTQRLGEKMKGIYSDTEFDDFVLPEYREYAEALLKEKNATKASKATEKMVLDNESKQIMNVGVSADSHSADYDMANKRMYDTVQQGVHRVLDPIYDDISFSKNIGNAIVVLKMIYRDVNGEDISNETIIIDMDKIKECTISDAERRLNESKVASVYSTQEYSEAKAEVKIRDYRQKFQQVLERHIEKINADNQKTRDNFDGIADKTSKKAASNIIDSIKNPKLRGTIKSKIEAFGLSGKEVQELAKRIEFIDSDSDLYDYVQNIANDVQEFWMNFKEYVDAFDLQNIELNSGRINKNEPTKRIATVEKSEVILVMANYSIGNETL, via the coding sequence GTGACAAAAGAATACGAAGCTCTTTATAAAAGCCGAGTAGTTGATAATCGCAATGTTTCTATGGAATTTGCAATCAATCGTTTGCTTAGCCAAAATAAAGTTGATCGGTTTGATTTAGCAGTCGGATATTTTTATATATCCGGCTTGCTACTAATCAAAGATACTTTCACTGAGTTTATGGAAGTACGTGATGGTCATATGAGCATTTTGATGGGAAATGAGACGAATGAACTGACCAAAAATACTGTTCAAGCTGGTTTTTATATCAGTGAACTGAATGATGACGAACTGAAAAATGACTATAAAAATCATTTTCAAAACGAAATTCGGTATTTGAACGAAGAAGATCAGCTGTTTTTGATGAAATTTATTGATTGGCTGGAACAAAAGCGGATTGAAGTCAAAGTTTATACTGGTGAAGCAAATTATTTCCATGCGAAGAGTTATATGTTTTATGGTAAAGAAAATGACTACTCTGGTGAATCGTTAGTTGGTTCTTCAAACTTTTCTAGAAATGGTCTGCAAGGGAATACCGAATTAAATGTCTATTCCGCTGATAGTTTTAATGCTTTGCATGAGTGGTTCAAATCGATTTGGTTCTCAGATGAAGTCGATGTTTTTTCAGATGAACTAATCAAGACAATCAAACAAATCTATCCAGATATACAGCAATCTAAACGCTATAAATCAGTTTCTGAAACTTATTATGATTTTGCGAATATGTTTGCTCGTCCATATGCTCAATTAGATGACGATAAAATTTGGGAAACTTTATATCCGCATCAACGTGAAGGCATTTTAAAAATTCAGAACAAGCTAATGCAGTTTGGTACTGCAACATTAGCAGATGGGGTAGGGTTAGGCAAGACACGAACAACAGCTGGCGTAATACGCTTAGAGAAAAAAATTAACCCTCATTTAAAAGTAATCATTATTGCAGATAAAAAATTACATGAACAATGGCAAGCGGATTTAGATGCTGTAGATGTTGACTACAGTAATTTTAAATTCATCAATCGGGAAACATTTGCTCTAATGAAACCAGCTGAGTTGGATCTGATTGCTGCAACTTATCAAATGATTGTAATTGATGAGGGACATCAAGGATTTAAAAATAGAACTACTGCAGCATATCGTCATGCGGAATATGTCTTTTCGCATTCGGCTCATAATATGAAAGGAATCATGTTGACGGCGACACCTTGGAACAACAAGCGTGAGGATGTGATTAATATCGGTTCACTATTTCTAGAAGTAGATAACATCCCACTTGATCGTACTTATCGTACTTATTTTGCTTTCGGAGCACGTGGAAAAGCAGTTAAAGCGTTGGCAAATGATAATAAAGCCTTTGCTGAATTTTGGGAAGATTTATTCTTGCAGCGGACAAGGAAAACATACGGTGGCGAATCTGTTACTTTTGCTGAACGTTTTTTTCCAACGATTGAAGTTCCCTTCGAGCCGGTGAAAGAACAAATTTTCAGCAATAACTTTGAAAGAATCGATAATCTACATTTCCCATATATGGATACACTACGTTTCTTTGTTCAAGATAGTAATAATGAATTGACGCCAGGCAGATTGAAATTAATGCTATTAAAACGTGCTGATTCTAGTTGGCTGTCTTTCGTAAATTCTTTGAAGGCGATTCAAACTAAGACTCAGCAGTTTGTTAAGGATTTTGACGCAATTGAAACATCCGGCAAGTACTTAGATCGATTGAAAAATTATCTATCCCATGCTTATAAGGTAGATGAATATTTTTCAAATAATTTGGGATTGTTGTTGAACATTAAGAATGAAGAAGACGAAGATCAACTGCCAAATCAATTTCGTGAATTTCAAGAAAAATCAAATCGAAATCGTCGAAAATATATCGAGCGAATTACTGGTCAAATTGAAAGTCTGACAGTTAAATCTTCTAAGAGAGTTTTTAATACGTTAAAAGCTTATGCAGTTAAGGATTTGGCTGTTTTGCAAAGTATGATTGATGAAGTTGAAAAGAATTTTTTACGTAAAGATGAAAAATTTGAAACGGTTTTGCAAAGTTTAATCATTGAGCGAGAAAAAGGTAATAAAGTCATTTTAGTGAGCCAATTCCGCGATACAATTCTGTATTACGCTGATAAGGTCAAAGAATCGAAAAAATTTGACTTAGATAACATCGGTGTAGTAACTGGTAATCCTGATGATAATAAAATTGGCATGGATCACTACTCTAAGAATGCTATTTTAAATCGTTTTTCACCAAAATCAAAATTGCAGACAGAATTATTTAATTCAGAAAACGAAATCAATATTTTGCTTGGAACCGACACGATTTCTACAGGGCAAAATCTGCAAGATGCGACTGTTTTAATGAATTTGGATGTACCATACAATCCAATGCAACTAGAACAGCGAATCGGTCGAATCGATCGTCCTCGTGAGTATGGTCAAGTAGAACAGATTGATATCTACACTTTCCCAACTTATTCAGCAATTGAATCAATTTTGAAAATGACACAGCGCTTAGGGGAAAAGATGAAAGGTATTTATAGTGATACTGAATTTGATGATTTTGTTCTACCTGAGTATCGAGAATATGCTGAAGCTTTACTGAAAGAGAAAAATGCTACGAAAGCTTCCAAAGCCACGGAAAAAATGGTATTGGATAACGAATCAAAACAAATCATGAATGTTGGTGTATCTGCTGACTCTCATTCTGCTGATTATGATATGGCGAATAAACGAATGTACGATACTGTTCAACAAGGAGTTCATCGAGTTCTTGATCCAATTTATGATGATATCAGTTTTTCAAAAAATATTGGTAATGCTATCGTTGTTTTAAAAATGATTTATCGTGATGTTAATGGTGAGGACATCAGTAATGAAACAATTATTATTGATATGGATAAAATTAAAGAATGCACGATTTCTGATGCAGAGCGACGATTGAATGAATCAAAAGTAGCGAGTGTTTATTCAACACAGGAATATAGTGAAGCTAAAGCCGAGGTAAAAATACGTGATTATCGTCAAAAATTCCAACAGGTTTTAGAGCGGCATATTGAAAAAATCAATGCTGATAATCAAAAAACAAGAGATAATTTTGACGGTATAGCCGATAAAACCTCTAAGAAAGCTGCATCTAATATTATAGATAGTATTAAAAATCCCAAACTAAGGGGAACAATTAAATCAAAAATTGAAGCTTTTGGTTTATCTGGTAAAGAAGTTCAGGAGTTAGCAAAGCGCATTGAGTTTATTGATTCAGACAGTGATCTATATGATTATGTTCAAAATATCGCAAACGATGTTCAAGAATTTTGGATGAATTTTAAGGAATACGTCGACGCTTTTGATTTGCAGAATATTGAATTGAACAGTGGACGAATTAATAAAAATGAACCAACAAAACGGATTGCTACTGTTGAAAAATCTGAAGTTATATTGGTAATGGCTAATTATTCAATCGGTAACGAAACCCTATAA
- a CDS encoding helix-turn-helix transcriptional regulator codes for MTEMKILLSDDQMGIISTQLSDLITTEIEKIKTQENLQHRYMNKKQTCNYLQVSNNTLDGWIKEGLPLIQIHGSNRFDRIAIDQWLASLAK; via the coding sequence ATGACCGAAATGAAAATTTTACTCAGTGATGATCAGATGGGCATCATTTCTACTCAACTATCTGATTTAATCACAACTGAAATCGAAAAAATTAAGACACAGGAAAACCTGCAACACCGCTATATGAATAAAAAACAAACTTGTAACTATCTACAAGTTTCCAATAATACGTTAGATGGCTGGATTAAAGAGGGCTTGCCCCTTATTCAAATCCACGGATCAAATAGATTTGACCGTATCGCCATTGATCAATGGCTTGCAAGCCTAGCAAAATAA
- a CDS encoding Eco57I restriction-modification methylase domain-containing protein, with the protein MEIEDMLKSLTADEQSIQIVADYLGYSVGRNPNEPESEWRMLFTDKIPDKTSAVLALKTVSDLTLETKTMDIRKLHKRVEELAVSFGGSFDAEIAGFVGQKRIVLFRLRNGNRDERLDLNEETIGKVLYLDNFNMLKNSSITVEQDDFWGGYVIHGLKDVFKRELTNHFLMMVALYRKKLSELITSKPYKNELAPLVSDNARAYIVTNALAQLVEDESYTAVLSNVVDTMILRQLMRRFIEAYYGKDEVRPFELSGIALGVGRGTLDEAIKETVEIYSNLDKSTESAIYKLNKKKSVIEKYDDYVEISLFDEDEYDVTSKIKMKDDSKTRLIELQDKATRQFQTVYGGDLFASSIGEVTTEIEKLIVEHDAEMWAKFWIDTSSENYSFRFEDVPPEALEKQYENSMSQNVQIKIEDGKPIVFYGEDLQEQKNKGAYYTDEKFVQYMVQQTVEVEFQNRIADVKEAIKDGKEAEIIKTLDYLFDMKIADLTAGGGSFLRGAFRQLAEKHDALVGLKVTDMVRGKYPMMQAGDEGSFAWEKYILHNMVYGVDIDYKAILISSLTLMLSSLQHRPVNQKLPELIGNTLIHQNSLMNSVPFYEREIIYTNYQKEIKALLKLKREQSPKYESKRQELQRTLLQYVQPILNGETQFLHVEALEVNLPEVFFGEDGKLKENAGFDCVIGNPPWDEVKSNSDEFFSKYSLGYNSLKKKEKDAVKKQLFAKFPAIEQKWGKYNERFAKMNKFYKKSNSYIYQSWKVLGVNTGGKPNLYRYFIERSTQLVKNNVRISILVPDNVMTDLGSTGIRHLIFEKCNIFEFLSFENIKKIFEFVHSSYKFAVLTFAKGAGKVTHFDAFFYKNEIMDVYQDDKKLSYPINIVYDTEPEKLSLFEPRSEIEFSIYKKLKTKYPPLHQSNLLNFSQGINKTNFSSILNDDDDDDSVPVYGGKDVHQFKITNKPSIFMKIENAEKRSKNMYKDFRIAYRDVARATDKRTVIATLLPEKSVVVNSMNVQSEDNTTLKEKLFYLGIMNSYIYDFLLRNVIDKHVSISFVKQTPMPIINEFKYTNELIQISKTLLQKNNDEMYVRLNSVIKDDSFFSKMSIDELIAELNARIFIDFELSREEIIALMKTFEGKKSKQAVQEEAQRIIEVYDRLKAGEE; encoded by the coding sequence ATGGAAATCGAGGATATGTTAAAAAGTTTGACCGCAGATGAGCAATCAATACAGATAGTTGCCGATTACTTGGGTTACTCAGTAGGACGTAATCCAAACGAACCAGAAAGTGAATGGCGTATGTTGTTTACTGATAAAATCCCAGATAAAACAAGCGCGGTATTGGCTTTAAAAACTGTATCTGACTTGACTCTAGAGACAAAAACAATGGATATTCGGAAGTTGCATAAACGAGTAGAGGAACTTGCAGTGAGTTTTGGTGGATCGTTTGATGCGGAAATTGCCGGATTTGTCGGACAAAAAAGAATTGTATTATTCCGGCTGAGAAACGGCAATCGTGATGAGCGGTTGGACCTTAATGAAGAAACAATTGGGAAAGTCTTGTATCTAGATAATTTCAATATGCTGAAAAATAGCTCTATCACAGTTGAACAAGATGATTTTTGGGGTGGGTATGTCATTCATGGATTGAAAGATGTGTTCAAACGTGAACTAACGAATCACTTCTTGATGATGGTAGCTTTGTATAGAAAAAAATTATCAGAGTTAATCACATCTAAACCTTATAAAAACGAACTAGCTCCATTGGTTTCTGATAATGCTCGAGCATACATCGTTACAAATGCTTTAGCGCAGTTGGTCGAAGACGAATCTTATACAGCAGTTTTGTCGAACGTGGTTGATACAATGATCTTGCGTCAGCTGATGCGCCGGTTTATCGAAGCTTATTATGGCAAAGATGAAGTGCGTCCTTTCGAATTGAGCGGAATCGCGCTAGGCGTTGGACGAGGTACGTTAGATGAAGCAATCAAAGAAACGGTTGAAATTTATTCAAACTTGGATAAATCAACTGAATCAGCAATCTATAAGCTGAACAAAAAGAAAAGTGTGATTGAAAAATACGATGATTATGTTGAAATAAGCTTATTTGATGAAGACGAATATGATGTTACTAGTAAAATAAAAATGAAAGATGACAGCAAAACACGTTTGATTGAACTTCAAGATAAAGCGACCCGACAATTTCAAACAGTTTATGGCGGTGATCTATTTGCTTCATCAATCGGTGAGGTAACGACAGAAATCGAAAAGTTGATTGTTGAACACGATGCTGAAATGTGGGCGAAATTTTGGATCGATACATCAAGCGAAAACTATTCTTTTCGTTTTGAAGATGTGCCGCCGGAAGCGCTAGAAAAACAATACGAAAATTCCATGTCGCAAAATGTCCAAATCAAAATTGAAGATGGTAAGCCGATTGTTTTTTATGGAGAAGATCTGCAGGAACAGAAGAATAAAGGAGCTTACTATACCGACGAAAAATTCGTTCAATACATGGTACAGCAGACTGTTGAAGTTGAATTCCAAAACCGTATTGCAGACGTCAAAGAAGCTATAAAAGACGGTAAAGAAGCTGAAATTATCAAAACGTTGGATTACTTGTTTGACATGAAAATAGCAGATTTGACAGCTGGTGGGGGATCATTCTTGCGTGGTGCTTTTAGACAGCTAGCTGAGAAGCATGATGCACTTGTTGGATTAAAAGTAACTGATATGGTTAGAGGAAAATATCCGATGATGCAAGCTGGTGATGAGGGCAGTTTTGCTTGGGAAAAATATATTCTGCACAATATGGTCTATGGCGTTGACATCGATTACAAAGCGATTTTAATTTCGTCACTGACGTTGATGCTTTCATCTCTACAGCACCGTCCAGTTAATCAAAAATTACCTGAACTAATCGGTAATACTTTGATCCATCAAAACTCATTGATGAACTCTGTACCTTTTTATGAGCGCGAAATAATCTATACGAACTATCAAAAAGAAATCAAAGCGCTTTTGAAGCTGAAACGTGAACAATCGCCAAAATATGAAAGCAAACGACAAGAGCTGCAGCGGACTTTGTTACAATATGTACAGCCGATTCTGAATGGCGAGACACAATTTTTGCACGTGGAGGCTTTGGAAGTTAATTTGCCGGAAGTATTTTTTGGTGAAGATGGGAAGTTGAAGGAGAATGCTGGGTTTGATTGTGTGATTGGGAATCCCCCATGGGACGAAGTAAAGTCAAATAGTGACGAATTTTTCTCCAAGTATAGTTTAGGATACAATTCGTTAAAAAAGAAAGAAAAGGATGCTGTTAAAAAACAATTATTTGCAAAATTTCCTGCTATTGAACAGAAGTGGGGAAAATATAATGAACGTTTTGCAAAAATGAATAAATTTTACAAAAAATCAAATAGTTATATTTATCAAAGTTGGAAAGTTCTGGGTGTCAATACTGGAGGTAAACCCAACTTATACAGATATTTCATTGAAAGAAGTACCCAATTAGTTAAGAATAATGTCCGAATTTCTATTTTAGTTCCGGATAATGTTATGACAGATTTGGGTTCAACAGGGATTCGACATTTGATTTTTGAAAAGTGTAATATTTTTGAATTTCTTTCATTTGAGAATATCAAAAAGATTTTTGAATTTGTTCATAGTAGTTATAAGTTTGCAGTGCTGACATTTGCTAAAGGTGCCGGTAAAGTAACTCACTTTGATGCTTTTTTTTACAAAAATGAAATTATGGACGTTTATCAAGATGATAAAAAATTAAGTTATCCGATTAATATCGTTTATGATACTGAACCGGAAAAATTATCATTATTCGAACCGCGGTCTGAGATAGAATTTAGTATTTATAAAAAATTAAAAACTAAGTATCCACCACTACACCAAAGTAACTTACTGAATTTTTCTCAGGGCATTAATAAAACAAACTTTTCATCAATTTTGAACGATGATGATGATGATGATTCGGTTCCAGTTTACGGAGGAAAGGATGTTCATCAATTTAAAATAACGAATAAACCATCAATATTCATGAAAATAGAAAATGCAGAAAAAAGATCGAAAAACATGTATAAAGATTTCAGAATTGCATATAGAGATGTTGCTAGAGCCACGGATAAACGAACAGTAATAGCAACACTTTTACCGGAAAAATCAGTTGTAGTCAACTCGATGAATGTACAGAGTGAAGATAATACTACTTTGAAAGAAAAGTTGTTTTACTTAGGTATAATGAATAGCTATATTTATGATTTTCTACTTCGAAATGTGATTGATAAGCATGTTAGCATAAGTTTTGTTAAACAAACACCAATGCCAATTATAAATGAATTTAAGTACACAAATGAGTTAATACAAATTTCGAAGACGTTGCTTCAAAAAAATAACGATGAGATGTACGTTAGATTAAATAGTGTCATTAAAGATGATAGCTTTTTTTCCAAAATGAGTATTGATGAGCTTATTGCTGAACTGAATGCAAGAATCTTCATTGATTTTGAGTTATCAAGAGAAGAAATTATTGCTTTGATGAAAACTTTTGAAGGAAAAAAAAGCAAGCAAGCTGTCCAAGAAGAAGCTCAACGCATCATTGAAGTATATGATCGTCTTAAAGCAGGTGAAGAATAG
- a CDS encoding PadR family transcriptional regulator produces MAQKSSSQMLKGILSGSILILLAEESLYGYTLSEKLADFGFAEIPKGTVYPLLLTLEKKGYIEGRMEVSPDGPQRKYYFLTEAGIKEKNSFIRQWKQLKSNVDSLIERDEKNEN; encoded by the coding sequence ATGGCTCAAAAATCATCATCGCAAATGTTAAAAGGAATTTTGTCTGGTAGTATTTTGATTCTTTTGGCTGAAGAATCTTTATATGGATACACATTAAGTGAAAAATTAGCAGATTTTGGTTTTGCGGAAATTCCCAAGGGAACAGTTTATCCGTTATTGCTTACTCTGGAAAAAAAAGGATACATTGAAGGACGTATGGAAGTTTCTCCGGATGGTCCCCAGCGAAAGTATTATTTTTTAACTGAAGCAGGAATAAAAGAAAAAAATAGCTTCATTCGGCAGTGGAAACAGCTAAAAAGCAACGTAGATTCTTTAATAGAAAGAGATGAAAAAAATGAAAACTGA
- a CDS encoding helix-turn-helix domain-containing protein — protein sequence MFGLLQPDKVKVGQRIKEIKESMNLSFTELGNRLGIKKPTISSYVQGYALAPESVINQLSSISGKPVGWFYFGDVEEYISDYLQLKGQNRIVQEHPEVVKAIKEEFYTGEFKNPAWENEVGYPCEEFMDDYFYELQQEVIQEEIQKMVSDQIKNLPIADELSKQKKDEAVTVITSGIIEYMDVAGEFNYEKKDDMIKIVTREVDKYDFFADSNFEDQYLVGKLINILADQQKTGELINHLSEELTDKSFTGLFGGEELVETIQTLRPALINLSNKISADQLEDWFEK from the coding sequence ATGTTTGGTTTATTACAACCGGATAAAGTGAAGGTAGGACAACGAATCAAAGAAATCAAAGAGAGTATGAATTTGTCCTTTACAGAGTTGGGCAATCGCTTGGGGATAAAGAAACCAACAATCAGCTCGTATGTTCAAGGTTATGCGTTAGCCCCTGAAAGTGTCATTAATCAATTATCGAGTATTAGTGGGAAACCAGTAGGCTGGTTTTACTTTGGTGACGTTGAAGAATATATTTCGGACTATTTGCAGTTAAAAGGACAGAACAGGATTGTGCAAGAACATCCTGAAGTTGTGAAAGCAATCAAAGAAGAGTTTTACACTGGGGAATTTAAAAATCCTGCATGGGAAAATGAAGTTGGTTATCCATGTGAAGAGTTTATGGATGATTATTTTTATGAACTGCAGCAAGAAGTCATTCAAGAAGAAATTCAAAAAATGGTAAGTGATCAGATAAAAAATTTACCGATTGCCGATGAATTATCTAAACAGAAGAAAGATGAGGCAGTCACCGTTATTACGAGCGGTATCATCGAGTATATGGATGTAGCTGGTGAATTTAATTATGAGAAAAAAGATGATATGATTAAAATAGTTACACGAGAAGTCGATAAGTATGATTTTTTTGCAGATAGTAATTTTGAAGATCAATATTTAGTGGGGAAACTAATTAATATCTTGGCAGATCAACAAAAAACTGGCGAATTAATTAATCATTTATCTGAAGAGCTGACAGATAAGTCATTTACAGGATTATTTGGTGGGGAAGAGTTGGTGGAAACAATTCAGACGTTAAGACCGGCGTTAATTAATCTGTCCAATAAAATTAGTGCTGATCAGCTTGAAGATTGGTTTGAAAAGTAA